A stretch of the Ischnura elegans chromosome 5, ioIscEleg1.1, whole genome shotgun sequence genome encodes the following:
- the LOC124159773 gene encoding integrin beta-PS-like: ILQQIYGPFCECDNFSCDRHNGELCSGSDHGECSCGQCNCLPGWTGSACECRSSNETCITPPGIGGPGAVGEVCSGKGVCECGVCKCFEEEGGRYSGRFCEKCPTCLGRCAEFKECVQCQVYQTGKLTPEECAANCTFVPTEVDIVEADEDKDENLCPNYDEDDCRFSFVYGYDEKGELYVRAQKERECPPKVFILGIVLMVIAAIVAIGLVLLLLWKVLTTIHDRREFAKFEKERQMAKWDTGENPIYKQATSTFKNPTYAGK; this comes from the exons ATATTGCAGCAAATTTATGGACCCTTCTGTGAGTGCGATAACTTCTCTTGTGATCGCCACAATGGAGAGCTCTGCTCCGGTTCTGATCATGGCGAATGCTCATGCGGCCAGTGTAATTGCTTACCTGGGTGGACTGGAAGTGCTTGCGAGTGCCGTTCTTCCAATGAGACGTGCATCACCCCTCCTGGCATTGGAGGCCCTGGCGCTGTTGGAGAAGTTTGTTCGGGCAAGGGTGTTTGCGAGTGTGGAGTTTGCAAGTGCTTTGAAGAGGAAGGCGGACGCTACTCTGGAAGATTCTGTGAAAAATGCCCG ACTTGTCTTGGTCGGTGTGCTGAATTTAAAGAATGCGTCCAGTGTCAAGTGTACCAAACTGGGAAGCTGACTCCAGAGGAATGTGCAGCCAACTGCACATTTGTTCCAACTGAAGTGGATATTGTGGAAG CTGATGAGGATAAGGATGAAAATCTTTGCCCCAACTACGATGAGGATGATTGCCGCTTTTCGTTTGTGTATGGATACGATGAAAAAGGCGAATTGTATGTCCGTGCCCAGAAAGAAAGAGAATGTCCGCCCAAAGTTTTTATTCTAg GTATTGTTTTGATGGTGATTGCTGCTATTGTGGCGATTGGTTTAGTGCTGCTTTTACTGTGGAAGGTGCTGACAACCATCCATGACCGAAGGGAGTTTGCCAAGTTTGAGAAAGAAAGGCAAATGGCCAAGTGGGACACT GGTGAAAATCCAATCTACAAGCAAGCAACTTCAACATTTAAGAATCCTACTTACGCTGGAAAGTGA